The Burkholderiales bacterium sequence GGCATCCGGGTGATGACCATCGCCCCGGGGATCTTCGACACCTCCATGGTGGCGGCCATGTCCGAGGAGCTGCGGGCGTCCTTGGCGGCCCAGGTGCCGTTCCCGCCCCGGCTGGGGCGGCCGGAGGAGTATGCGGCCTTGGTGAAGCACGTGTTGGAAAACGAAATGCTCAACGGCGAAGTGATCCGCCTGGACGGGGCGGTGCGCCTGGCGGCCAAGTGAATTCTTCTTTCATCCTCATCCTTTTTCCTCCATGGCCTACGAAAACCTGATCCTGGAACAAGTCGAGCACGGCATCTACCGCCTGACCCTCAACCGCCCGAAGGCGCTCAACGCCTTGAACCCCGAGACCCTCGCCGAGCTGGGCGCCGCGGTGGGCGAAGTGGCGGCGGACCCGGCGGCGCGGGCTCTGCTCGTGACCGGTGCGGGGGACAAGGCCTTCGTGGCTGGCGCCGACATCTCCCGCATGGTGGACATGAACCCCGAAGAGGGCCAGCGCTTTTGCGAGGCGGCTCTTCAGGCGTTCCGCGCCATTGAGCGGCTGCCCATTCCCGCCATCGCCCTGGTGAACGGCTACGCCCTGGGGGGCGGATGCGAGCTGGCTATGGCCTGCGATTTCATCGTCGCCTCGGAAAACGCCGTCTTCGGCCAGCCCGAAGTGAACCTGGGCATCAATCCCGGCTTCGGCGGCACC is a genomic window containing:
- a CDS encoding crotonase, giving the protein MAYENLILEQVEHGIYRLTLNRPKALNALNPETLAELGAAVGEVAADPAARALLVTGAGDKAFVAGADISRMVDMNPEEGQRFCEAALQAFRAIERLPIPAIALVNGYALGGGCELAMACDFIVASENAVFGQPEVNLGINPGFGGTQRLPRRVGTGLALELLLTGRQVKAEEAKQIGLVNHVVPKDKLQAFGLELARQIAAKAPLAVRYTKHLVHRGKDLDLDNACALETQAFGLLCATEDKREGMRAFLEKRPAVFRGR